AGgagaaatttttgtattttggaGAAGACATGCTtagcaaataaaattaaaaagaatataaattcttacattttttaaaaaagattgaagAGGCTAAGGTTATCGTTCATTACTCACGGCCCTGAGAACCACCACTTTGACCAATCTGTTTGGACAACTTTCCTTTGAATGAATGAGATTGTATGCTGACTTTgtagtgtgtgtgtatatatacccccccccccccccccccccccccaaaagcTCATCACTACCATCAAATTGTTTTTCACAATTTATGTAACTTAggcaataaaattttatataatacaaattaatatatagatGATCACATGGAGatcttaaaagtaatataaataaataaattaaatgaatttaatagtattttatattaaattatttttattataattaatttaagaatttgTCTCCtctttcatgtttttctttaatttactaTCTTTGCTTGGACAGAAAACAAAGAAGATATATTATATACGGGGCACCCCGGGCTACAAAAGCTTTTTTATCCAAATTTGGCTTAGATTAGTATCATTTGTTTCTGTAGTTGACATTACGAGTGCAGGGCAAATACTTGTAATAGGTTCTGCTATGAGCCCCATTCTGGGGTGGACCAAACAGTTGGCTGAATTCAAATACAGCAGATTTGTAATCTCAATCCTATACcttttagtacctctggtactcatttaatatacatatatatttattttggctgaccaaaaaaaatttgtttctgTAGTCTCCTTTGtttccaattaaaatttttactataagaGTCAAAAAAGGACAGTAGCATGGCTTAATTgttcaaaataagtattaatcAAGTAAAAAGCCTTCCATCCATATGAATTTATGGAACAATAAACCTCTCTCCATTTTAACAGAATAATATTTAACAAACCATTTGTAATGTTCTTATCATTCAACAAGATATTGTCTTGATTCAAAGCAACTTGTCCTTCAGGTTTCATCTCATTGAGTGTTGCATCCCCGCCAACAAAGATTTCCTTACTATCATCGTTCGAGGTATGTATGTGATTCTCACACTTATGTGCTTAAGTATGTGATTCTCACACTTATGGGAACAAActtttgggtcaatttttttttgtctgataAGCATggtgttttgatatatagtttgGGTGTTAATTACTATTCTAAATATATTTGCATATAGCTTTTAGCTAGCAGTCACAATCGTTTTGAAAATATTAGCCTAAAAATTCAATTTGCGTTAAAGGAACAATGTTAATAATTACTATTCTAAATATATTTGCATATAGCTTTTAGCTAGCAGTCACAATCGTTTTGAAAATATTACCCTAAAAGTTCAAATATTTGGTGGGTTTGAAGTTGAAGTCGCATGGCCAGCCTCTTCTTTACTTTCTTGATTATCATCTGAAGGAGGAGtaccttctttttcttcctctggATTTCATTCTGCTTCTTGTGATGGTTCTTTTTCAGTTGGTTGTGTTTCTTTCTTAGGGACTTTCCCCGGAATCATTGGAATTGTAATGATGACAGTTTTGCCATCAAACTTCCCCTTAATTTTTGTTGATGTCACAATATTCTGGAACTTGATATAATGCATTGAAACGTGCCCTTCTATTGTTTTCAAGTGATCTTTTACCGTAAACTCTCACCCTTCCAAAATCGTACTCAGTTTTAGCTCCAATATGCTCTCTTGCAAAACCTGTACATAGGAATATCATGAGAAACAACATGCATATGGTTATAGAAAGGAAAATGGACAACTTACACTCCAAAAATGAGGCATTGggtagaaggaaggaagaaagatcaaaatgataaagaaagagagaaaattataGATGTGAGGAGAAATTAATAGATAattaaggaagaaaaatgaagcTGAAACGagatcaaagagaaaaaagatacaTATGATAATAACTACTACAAAAATTGTTTTGACAAACATAACTCATACACAAACCATAATAATCCAAGAAAAAAGGACtaacaaatagaaaaatcatTGACAATACCTCCAATGTCCCATTTACCAAATTCCTACCAATTACTAACAAAGCATTAAactttgttataaaataatacattacaTTCCTTTGGAATGATAAAACTAAATAATTCCATAGAATTGCAGAGATAATAATGTTTGTAGAAACCCCATTagcccaaaaaacaaaaaatacaaaatttcagTTTTTCTAACACCATTCTTGATTACTCAAATCAtaactcaaatttcagccagaaCCTAAAGGTGTTTTTAGCTTGACGATAATGACACCCTGCTAGCATAACCTCAGTCTTAGCTAACGAAAAAAATATGTCACCATGTTCCATACTTGTTCATTTGGTGTTTTTAGCTAACGAACACCAAATGAAAtagacaaatataaaatatgaaggaAAATTAAAAGACACACTCTTTTGATGTTCTAGCTTTTCCCctgattatttatataaaagaaaaacaaaatgagcaaaaatgaaagaataatatcaaaaaaaagaaagattctGGGAAACAAAAGGGGCAGAGCAAATATGAAGGTACAGTGAAgaaaaagtgatttttattACCGGGAAAACAAGAGGGCGCATTTCTGGAAGGATAAGGTCTTTGTGTGGTTTATGTAAGTGATTTAGTAATAATTGAGATACTTACCCTTCAACATATTGAAGAAGCTCTTTCTGTTTTGGTGCAACTGCATCTCGATTCCTATCCTATAGTATCAGTTCAAACTCATCTATACCAGCTTCCAGCTTATTAAGTAGTTCAACTCCATGTTCTTTATTTGATTCAGCTAACcccccaaaaaatatattagtagaGTCTTATTCACCAAATCAATGCCCTGAAGAAAAAGAATGCCAAACTATAAAGCAACTTATTATACCCTAGGTCATGCAAAGCGTAGGAAAGGGATTTTGGGCCACAAAAGTGAATGCCGGCTTGGTAGCTGAACAAGTTATGAAGGCCAAGTCAAAATCAACACTCTAAGGTGTATTTGAAGCTATTAAAAAGAAgcatgtaaattaaaaaaataaaatggtagTACAAGATTCTAGTAATCACAAACTTCTTAGGCGACTAAATGTCTCAGAGgacacttttatcttttctgaGTTACAAAATAAAGATGCCAATGAATTCCAGACAGAAATTTCAGGAAGCTTCCTCTGACTTATCATGTCCTCCAACCACATAACTGTTTCATATTGCCTACCCAAGAAGCAAAGACCCCTAATGAGTGAATTGTAACTGTTGGTACAAGGCCAGTATGATTTAATTGACATTTTCTCCAAAAGTTGGCTTGCCTCAAGATACCTTCTCTCACCACAAAGCATTACATTGAGATTGACTaggaaaattaatttgatggaTGCAGTGAAGTTTTCTGAAGGAAATCAAGAAGCTCACATCACATTTTGTTATGTTCTCAAGAGGATAAATTCTCAATGTCCGGCTGGTATTTTGATCCAGCATGCGAATTCCATCCAAACCAATCTGAGCAGACAAAGGTTAACAGAGTTCAGATCAACATTATGTAGATAATGTGACCAACATATTTTAGAAGCAAAAATAAGATCAGGCATTTTCTATGAAAGCCCaagtttctaataaaatttgcAGCAAAAGTTAGTAAAAAAAGAGCAGTTTATGAACAATAAGTATGGCAAAGATTTGTTGGTTTCTTTATACTAACATGTGTGTCTTACAATGAAAGaatagaataatcttagacacAGAGAGACAAAGAGAGCATTGCATAGGCATAAAGCATCCAAAAGAGTTCTATAGACCATAATATCCTCACCACTTTATCAGCTTCATCCACCAGCCCGACATTCGCATATGTCTTGATAACAGACACAAAAACAGAATCTTTGCATTCACATGAATCCTCTTTCATCTGCTCAATCACATCCCTCATCTCATTGAGTCTCCCTAATGTTCCAAGGATGCTGATCATGGTGGCATAAACAGGACCATTGTGGTAGTAATTGGGGTACCTGGATTTGAGTCTTTTccaattgtaattatttttttatctgcttccaattgtaattataatttttttatcagcaaaaaggTTATTAATATAACTGGTACCTAAATCAGTGGTACCTAAATCAGAATCATGTTTCAGTACAAATCAAAGGTAAAGCCTAAGGTTAATGGATATGATCTTCGTACCAAAGCATAACCCCAGCAAACCCGAAATTGCATCAGCGCCCCACATATATACCTCTAGTAAATACAGATGGAGATAGCAAATAATTAGATAAGTAGATTATTACTCATGCATCCTTGGTAGTAGTTGACAAGACACAATGCAGGTGTTAGCTGGATTTATtagaaaagtatatatattttactcttCCCTCcccattttgatttttgagaCCTATtggaataaaattacatttttaaacttgcaaattacatttttaaactTGCAAATTGTTACAAGCTTTGCTATGATGCAGGTGTTACTGTTAAGGCGTGTGGTGGTTGTTAAGGATAGCAATATAGTTGATACTTTTTCATTTAGGATATTGTCATCTCATTGAGTGTTGCATCCCCGCCAACAAAGATTTCCTTACTATCATCGTTCTAGGTATGTATGTGATTCTCACACTTATGTGCTTAAGTATTATAGGCAATGGTTGACATGTTACTATTCTTTAGTAGTACATTGTAATTCATTGAGTGAGCCATAGTTCCCCGTTTGAGAATGAATACAACGATTAATACGGACAGTTTGGATTAATtgttgtattcaatcttgaattgtccgtttggacagtttggaaAGACAAATTGTTTTTACTTCATTTTGACTTATAAGTTAAgtatgttgtgttattttttactaaattttgaaCAATGCATCTTGCTTTGTTCTCTGGGTGCATACATGATAGGCGTGAATTGATGTCACCGCTTTCAtgttgtgtacttggagaccaaagcgaaatgctgccaaaattttgtcaaaattaacaTAACCGTCTTAACTTGTTTGTttgaatgaagtaaaaaaattgtctttctgAATGGGGTAGGGTCATACCTTTTTATGAAAAAGAGAGGTTGACATGCATATCAGTTAATGTGCGGGCTATGGCAGAACACTAgaatggatcgaagttggatgacaAGACCACGCATAAGTGACGAGTATGACAATGGAGTTGAAGATTTCTTGCAATTTGCCAAACATAATGCAGCACCCATTGGTGGACTATACTTATGTCCATGTGTTAATTGTTTGAATGGACGACGACAATCTTTGGATGACATTAGAACACATCTTATATGTGATGGTATCAGTCCAAATTATACGAAATGGATTTGGCATGGTGAATTACCACAAATGTCATCAAGCCCTCCGACTGCTGCAGTTGACCAAGAAGTTGGTGATCGTATAGAAGACATGCTAcgtgatcttggacaagaggGTTTTAGGCAAGCACATTCACCTTACTATGAAAGCTTAGATATTGATTCTACGACTCCATTGTATATGGGATGCACAAAGTACACACGGTTATCAGCGGTCTTAGGTTTGGTGAATTTGAAAGcaagatttgggtggagtgacaaaagtttcaatGAATTACTTTTGTTATTGAAGAATATGCTTCCTGTAGATAACACATTACCTAAGAACCATTACGAGGCAAAGAAGATATTATGCCCTGTGGGTATGGAATACCACAAAATACAtgcttgccctaatgattgTATTTTGTATAGACATCAATTTGCTGAAATGCGTAGCTGCCCTACACGTGGAGCGTCACGTTACAAAGTGAAGTATGATGAAAGCAGTGTTAATGGAAGCACATACAAAGATTGTCCATCAAAAGTGTGTTGGTATCTTCCagtaataccaaggtttaagcgattgTTTGCTAATGCACAAGATGCAAAAAACCTAACATGGCATGCTGATGGGAGGATTAAAGATGGATTGCTCAGTCATCCTACTGATTCTCCTCAATGGAAGTCAATTGATGAGTTGTATCCGGAATTTGGACAAGATCCCAGAAACCTAAGGGTTGGTCTCGCCTCCGATGGAATGAATCCTTTTGGGAACTTGAGCTGCAACCACAGTTCCTGGCCTGTTTTGTTGATGATTTACAAccttcctccttggttgtgcatcaaACGAAAGTACATAATGATGTACATGATGATAGCCGGTCctagacagccaggaaatgacattgatgtgtaTCTTGCttcgttgattgaagacctCAGGAAATTGTGGGTAGAAGGGGTTGATGTGTATGACAGGAATGCTCAGGAGACATTCAGGTTGCGTGTAATGATTTTTTGCACCATTAACGACTTTCCggcatatgggaatttgagtggatataACGTCAAAGGCCACCACGCATGTCCTATATGTGAGTGATTTATTACAACATTGACAGTCAGGCATATATAAGcaagaaaaatagaagataaatagTCATAATGCTACCCAAATTACACCAAATATATACCTCCACTTCCAAAGAAACCAGGCTTCGTCGGAGTGTTTGTTAGTGGTGCAGATGGCCTAACAAGAAAGTTCCAAACAGATTAGACCAAAAGCaggcataaaaaataatttattagcaTAGTATAGACAAGGAAAGTACAGCATGAAGGACAATCATAGCGTAGGAAGCAATGATTGCAGACCTGCATCTTATCCATTCTAGAACGCACCATACTTCTAATCACCAAATTCCAAAGGAAACAGGGCTCCAAGGGATACCACCAATGTAACCATTAGGCCACTATAGGAATGTTTTTAGACACCAAATTCTCAAGACCCAGATCATTCTACAACACTTAAAACTGATATCCAACTAGTCTGTATTAGCATCTACAAAACTGTAATCTTAAATGGCAATAATAAAAGCTCTTGTGCTTTTCTCTATTCTCTTGACAATTACACCACAatcctaaacaaaaacaaacagtaGATAGGAGTTCTAGAAAAAGGGGTGTTAGTAGAGGTCAAATGCAATGCACAAACTATCAGGCATTCAGGCCTCATCAATACATTATAGGGTACAAACCATACTCCACTGGAGCTCACAGAACTCTATTGGTtaaattttttggattttcctTAAGTCATTTTCCAAACCCAAGCAActgaaaatagagaaaatgtttCAAGCAGAGCAGGTCATTATTACCTTTCAAAACCCATGTTCAATGGAGTACTCAATTGGCTAAAGCTTGAGACTGACAATGGACCATTACTTTatgtgggacttgagtgtttgaAGCAATGCAGCAGTTTTAGCCCATGTAAATCGCTCTAGAGACTTGTTAGGCTCAAATATGTTGGCTAGCTGCTGCTATAAAGTAAGAAAATAGGAGACTTTCGTTGCTCAACCCAAACCCTCTAGTCTTGCTTCTGTGTACCACCTAATATACACATGCTGTTGCAAATATTGGATGTTTATTTGGTTGTTGCTTTCATCAAAGTAGCATATAAAGTAGCATATAAATTAGTACGAAAATGAAGGGGTTCCATACTAATCattcattcaaaacaaaatgcaTGTGATTATTTTAGAACAGGGACATGAATTAATAGTTAGTTTTTCCAAAAGCATCACTTGCAATCCTCACTTAAGTTATTACTTACTTTCTATATATCCAAAACAAAATGCatgtgattattattttattgaaaggcTTAATTATGTTTATAGTCTTTAAAATTTAGGGTGAATCCAATTCTGgttctcaaattttaaaagaaaaaatatcttaatctcGCATATGATTGTGCATTGTATTAAGGCCATCTCATACTATGACTGTGCAATGTATTAGGGAAAAATGCTTCCATATATGTAGTTTTTAGTAATGTACAGCAGTAAGGTACACCAGACTGTTTTGTCAACTTTTTATAAGCAGCTTGCAACCTTCTAGTGActggtatatatattatttaattgcgGTGGAAATGTGGTCTATGCAATAACAAATTTAACTttgtctatttattattttaggccAAATTTGACATACCTGAAGGTTTAACTGTGAAGAAGAAGGTTATGTCCACCGTTGGGACcagatggaggcaatttaagtccTCCCTGACAACCAGATATGTATATGCTGAGAATGACGATGAACAAAACAAGGATCCATCTGCTAAGTATGGTATTGATCGAAATACATGGGAAGaatttgcaaagactcaacagACCCCTACTTGGAAGGTTTAAATTTCAATCTTTTTACAGAACATTTTAGTTACGTAATTTAGTTGTTAATGTCAAACATGTTTGAGTTGTATTTGAAAATGCTGATAGGGAATACGCAAAAAAGCACAGGAAATTCAAAAATTCAATGAATCTCCCCACGTACTCTCTCGTGGAGGCTACGATgtgcttgaaaaaaaattaatggccgAGAAAACAAAGTCAAGACTGAATGAAGGTGACAATAGTCAAAATGCAGATATGGTcgtcgaccctccatcccctaTTGCGAGACATGAGAAGTGGAAAAAGGCTAGGACAAACAAATTTGGACAAATGACATCTGCAACAGCTCAAGAAATCGCAGACAAAATTGTAAGTTGAATATATGCCACaattataaattgtaatttgtaaccATAACAACGAGTTAATTTGTTGTCAATGTCATAGGATGAATTACAAGAACAAGCTAAACAGGAAGCTTTTGTCCCACATGGTCGTCAAGACATCCTAAACACTGCCATTGGTCGTCCAGAGCATCCTGGACGTGTTCGTGTCGGTGGACATGGTGTGACCATAACCAACTACTTTGGACATGCTTCCTGTGGGTCCCATAGTTCTTCGCCTGCGATCACCGCTGAAAGATTGGTTGAAATCATACAAACTATAAAGCAAGAGGTGAAGAAAGAGGTAGAAGATGAGAACAAAGACCGTATGGACAAGATGAAAATGGAGTTGGATGCGATCAAGAGTGAATTATCCCAAATTCATACGCAACAGTCAGCTCCCCCAAGACCGTCTAACCCTGACGTATTTGTTGCACGTGTTAGCATGAAAGAGAGTTGTGCTGAAGCTGCTAATAATGTTGTTGGTAACGAGCGGTCTACATTTGATACATGTAGTATGGGTTTCTACATTGTTTGTGGTGACAGTACACAGCTGGTGGCAGGGGGAAAGGTCTTTGGAGTAGGTGGCACGATACACACTGTTGCTTATGGAGATGATGTAGTAAGGGTGTGTGTTGACACTGTATACGATGGTGAAGTCATTGTCCCGTTACCCACTTCAGAGATTCAGTATGTCAGGGACGTCGTGAACTCATTCATTGGATGGCCCAGACATCTAGTGAAACCTTTATCTTATGTAAGTAATATAATAATCCCCCTGCCAAATTGTCATTTGAATACATACTTGTAATATTTGTTAAGTTGttgattaaatttaatacttattttcttgTACCACTTAGGATTCTGACCTTAATGTGCGGAAGCCAGTTGAACATAGTAGTGATGCAAAGCTTGCAGGTGAATCTGATCCATTGGGAGAGTTGATgaagatattgttttatgtgtaCCAGAATCCAGTGGGAGGCGAACCAATTTGGACTTCCTGAGATTGGGGCAAAATTTTACATCACACATGCAGATCTAGCGGAAATAATATCAGGTGACAAGTGTTTAAACATAGCGATACTACAATTGTGGAGCATGTAAGTCATTTTCCTGCAACCTTTATGTTTGATTACCTGATaaccattatttttaaatctaaaacatttaaaaataatcatgacTTGTCTTCCAAATAGATTTATGAATGAGTGCAGTAGAAGCAAAGCTGATCAGTCACTATATGGTTTGCTGGAGCCTCAATCTATACAAAATGCTAAGGAAAGACGTCAACAATGTCAATAATACATTGAAACATGGGACAAGGAATCACAAAGGCAGTTGTATTTAGGAGCTTACTTGCATCAGTAAGTTCAATTGTTCTTcgaatttaagtttttttttgttgttgtacaATTATGTTATTATAATTGTCCAATTCAGGGCACATTGGCAACTATTTGTTCTCCACCCAAGGGAAAACACGGTCATTTGGTTTTATTCTCTGAGGAAGAAGCCTGATATTAACATCAAAGGTGCAATTAACAGGTTCTATTCAAATATACAAATCATGGCACCCTTTAGTTGGTAATTGTTGTTACATATACAGCAAAAATGGTTGTCATatatatgctattttttttaactagtgCAATGAAGACAATAACCAGTTCTTTTGAAGGCATGTCTAATCAAGGTGCACCTCGGTGGGTTGAACCCAAGGTAATCAGTACTTGTTTGTAATGAACCGTTTGTACATCTTTAAGTGTTGAATGTTAAGTAaccattaaaaatgttatatgtaGACTAATGTGCAAAGTGGAGGGTTTGAGTGCggatattatgtcatgcactggatgtggTGCATCGTGACTGCTGGTTTGAAGGATGACTGGCACAAGGCAAACATAATGCATGGAGTTACAATTGTAACTTTGGTTAATATTTGTTAAGttactaataattttatctaatgtTAATTTTGTAGTGGTTTTCTGATGGCTCATCGTTAGACGTGGAGGCCATCACAACATTTCGACAGAAATGGGCAActtactttttatcttttaggaaAAGCAGTTGCTAAATTTGATTTGTATTATGTACTAGTACATTTTTCCCATGGTTTCATCAAAGAATTAGAACAATTATGGCTACAACTTTGTATGTTGGATACATTAGAGGATCATTAATTGAAAAAAGGGTATTCAATTTGCATGGACTTATATATGTAGGATGCATGTCATTTGATGCTATTGTTCAGATTTCATTTGATGctattatttaatttgcatGGTCTGATTTAATTTATAGGTACCAGagatcaatgtaaaaaaaatgcatcaatcaaacgaagaaaataaaaaaaaaatagacatacAAAGACGGTTCCCGAAAACGTCGTAAAATGACAACATAATGTAGACCTACAAAGACGGTTCTCATAACCGTCGTAAATTGGCATAACATACAAAGACGTTTCCCATAAAATGTCTTAGTATGCAGTCTTGACATGCCATCTAAGACAGTCATAAAAACCGTCGTAAATTAGCATAACATACAAAAACGGtcataaaaaccgtcttaaaatgtaaattatgatTGTTACAATTAAGAAGGTTTTTCAATAACCGTCGTAGACGATGCGCACCTACTAAGACGGTCATCGTAACCGTCTTCGTATCCCAAAATTATCTGTAGACTTTAAGACAGTTATAGAAGAAACGTTGTAATATTTTgcacatactaagacggttattgcTAACTGTCATAGTATTCAAAACTTACAACGACGGTTTCTATAATCGTCGTAAAATAGCTTATACATTTTACGACGTTGACATTAACGACGGTTGAAAACCGTCGTGACATGGGCATAAGAACtgacttaaaatccaatttttatAGTAGAAGTACTACTCGTGTTTAACATTGGAGtttctaaaactaaaattaatcaaTATGCCCCTTTTTTCCATTAAGTGGCCAACCCTGCCTTGACAAAGGAAAAAACCTTTAAACACTGTGGAATGAATAAATTACGTGCACGGATTGGATTTAAGATTGAttcaaaagataacaaaaagaaagggaTGATAGATTACCTAAATAATTAAAGACTTAAACCGCTTTCTTTTCGCTTTGCTATGCATCTTGAACACGAGTACTTATTCTTCTGATATGTGGCATCAAAACTAATGACATCACCAAAGAATTCATAATTTAGTTGGCTTTCACCCTCAGGCCAGAATTTGAACTCATTAGGCATGCACCCTTTATACACATAAGCCTTAACTTCAAATTAGTTAGTTTGGGCCACATATCCATTTTCCATAACACTTCAAAAGTCATATAATGGGCCTTGCACACAAAAACATAACCAAACCATTCAGGGGACCATAAGCAGAATTGGTTCGGCCTCGTACTGTTCAACTTCCACCTTACACCGATTATGTTGGAACTCGAACTCAAACAATAACCACCGCACTAGAGTCGAGTACAacgcataaaaaaaatgacacagaacattcaaacaacaaaaatatgatatcGATTCAACGAATCACATAAATACAACTTACGCATATCGATTCAACAAATCAACCTCGGTTACTTATTAGCATCACCACACTCAATTTCTCCACATGCCCTACCATTTCTTCTCAACCTCAGTTTCGTCAAAACAACTACTCTCCCAAACAACATTCCCACCTAAAACTCCATTGCCACCGCCAATTACATTCCAACCTAGCACGTACTAAACATATCAAtaatcatttatattaattttaactaatccTACTCAAAGGCAAAATGTGTCAAACACAATAActtaaatgatttatatttaaatataacgaAAGGGGCAAACATGTCAAAAAAACAactattaaaaacaataaacaaatagaGAAGGTTCAACAGAAACAATTTAGTCATTCAATATTATATTGTTATATCTAACGGTTATTAAAAATTTCTCCACCATACGCAAATTAGTATATTTGACCCTGTTAGCCTGCGCATGTAATGTATGAATagaatgaaaagtgaaaacGTGAGACTAATCAGTCAATGTATGCTTCAGGTGAGATCTTTCTTTCTCACAGGTAATGTGGGGGTAAAAAAGGATAGCACATGGTTATgtttgaaaagaaagagaaaaataatatactaaaaaaattaaattaaaaaaaattattttatttggtgaGATTCACatctcttatattttattttaattcaaaaatttatcttttctaAATCAAACATCTCTTAAGGGAATGAAAGCTTTCCTTGGCAAATACTTGCAGGGCACGACAACTAAAGGTCACCAGCCCAAGGTCACAGAGTGAGAAACTCAGGCACACGCGACGCGGAGCTCAGGTGGTGCGACAACCTAGGGTTTGTTTGCCAACGTAGGTCACGGTGGTGCACTAGGGTTCCTCTGTGGAGGTCACGGTGGTGCACCTAGTGTTCCTTTGTGGggcagctgaagaagaagatagAGAGGGTTTTCGAGTAATGAGCCgcttttcattatttattatctAACCTTAATGACGGTGTATAAGTAGATGCAGTCTTTGTGGTAGAGGATATCTTAGTAGTGATTCCTGAGACCAATCAATTATAGAGATAAGATATAATTTGAATAAGATAcgatcaaatataatttttatatgaatagtatatgataagaattatacagataagatatttttataaattatagagataagatataattttaataagatatgattaaatataatttttatatgattagtATATGATAAGATGCAGTGAGATACAtgcaaattttgtaataattttgaaaaaaatgt
The nucleotide sequence above comes from Glycine soja cultivar W05 chromosome 11, ASM419377v2, whole genome shotgun sequence. Encoded proteins:
- the LOC114373089 gene encoding uncharacterized protein LOC114373089 yields the protein MDRSWMTRPRISDEYDNGVEDFLQFAKHNAAPIGGLYLCPCVNCLNGRRQSLDDIRTHLICDGISPNYTKWIWHGELPQMSSSPPTAAVDQEVGDRIEDMLRDLGQEGFRQAHSPYYESLDIDSTTPLYMGCTKYTRLSAVLGLVNLKARFGWSDKSFNELLLLLKNMLPVDNTLPKNHYEAKKILCPVGMEYHKIHACPNDCILYRHQFAEMRSCPTRGASRYKVKYDESSVNGSTYKDCPSKVCWYLPVIPRFKRLFANAQDAKNLTWHADGRIKDGLLSHPTDSPQWKSIDELYPEFGQDPRNLRVGLASDGMNPFGNLSCNHSSWPVLLMIYNLPPWLCIKRKYIMMYMMIAGPRQPGNDIDVYLASLIEDLRKLWVEGVDVYDRNAQETFRLRVMIFCTINDFPAYGNLSGYNVKGHHACPICE